In a single window of the Labrus mixtus chromosome 20, fLabMix1.1, whole genome shotgun sequence genome:
- the zgc:65811 gene encoding CD9 antigen isoform X1 has translation MALDGCGIFCKYVLIIFNIIFATLGFAFLGLGLWLRFSDNTRGIFEIDALSSTTFVIAVTVLITLGSVMLFVVIFGDYGACNEKRCALQVFNVLLTLLAIAAIGIGVITYTQRVEVGQRIAEFYSSLYALYVTNGDPVIRVTLTFIQEMLHCCGVTGVPLVETLKCPKPASTTEHLIMPNCPQVISSQFDSQAPLMLGIFVGTGSLLVVALICSSTLRSKITQTSSTSQYIILTQSSPVQLANPPPSQQQDFFSVSYPDPDQEPVVFTPLTVASLTQA, from the exons ATGGCTCTGGACGGATGTGGCATTTTCTGCAAGTATGTCCTCATCATCTTCAACATCATCTTTGCG acACTCGGGTTCGCCTTCCTCGGGTTGGGTCTGTGGCTGAGGTTCAGTGACAACACCCGAGGAATCTTTGAAATAGACGCCCTCAGCTCGACCACGTTTGTAAtag ctgtgaCGGTCCTGATCACACTCGGCTCCGTGATGCTGTTCGTGGTCATTTTTGGGGATTACGGAGCGTGCAACGAGAAGAGATGTGCTCTGCAAGTG TTCAATGTTCTTCTGACTCTTCTGGCCATAGCTGCTATCGGGATCGGAGTGATCACTTACACCCAGAGAGTCGAG GTCGGGCAGCGTATCGCAGAGTTTTACAGCAGCCTGTACGCTCTGTACGTGACCAACGGAGACCCCGTCATCCGAGTGACTCTCACGTTCATCCAAGAGATG CTTCACTGCTGTGGAGTGACGGGGGTCCCGCTGGTCGAGACTCTGAAGTGCCCCAAACCAGCCTCCACCACCGAGCACCTCATCATGCCT AACTGTCCTCAGGTCATCAGCTCACAGTTCGACAGTCAAGCTCCGCTGATGCTCGGGATCTTTGTGGGAACTGGATCCCTGCTG GTCGTAGCTCTGATTTGCAGCTCCACTCTCAGATCAAAGATCACTCagacctcctccacctctcagTACATCATCCTGACTCAGTCCTCTCCCGTGCAGCTGGCTAACCCTCCACCCTCACAGCAGCAGGACTTTTTCTCCGTCTCGTACCCCGACCCCGACCAGGAGCCCGTGGTCTTCACCCCCCTCACTGTGGCTTCTCTGACTCAGGCTTAG
- the zgc:65811 gene encoding CD9 antigen isoform X2, translated as MALDGCGIFCKYVLIIFNIIFATLGFAFLGLGLWLRFSDNTRGIFEIDALSSTTFVIAVTVLITLGSVMLFVVIFGDYGACNEKRCALQVFNVLLTLLAIAAIGIGVITYTQRVEVGQRIAEFYSSLYALYVTNGDPVIRVTLTFIQEMLHCCGVTGVPLVETLKCPKPASTTEHLIMPNCPQVISSQFDSQAPLMLGIFVGTGSLLVIALVCSIVLLKQLRTVQEEVKASYGAVY; from the exons ATGGCTCTGGACGGATGTGGCATTTTCTGCAAGTATGTCCTCATCATCTTCAACATCATCTTTGCG acACTCGGGTTCGCCTTCCTCGGGTTGGGTCTGTGGCTGAGGTTCAGTGACAACACCCGAGGAATCTTTGAAATAGACGCCCTCAGCTCGACCACGTTTGTAAtag ctgtgaCGGTCCTGATCACACTCGGCTCCGTGATGCTGTTCGTGGTCATTTTTGGGGATTACGGAGCGTGCAACGAGAAGAGATGTGCTCTGCAAGTG TTCAATGTTCTTCTGACTCTTCTGGCCATAGCTGCTATCGGGATCGGAGTGATCACTTACACCCAGAGAGTCGAG GTCGGGCAGCGTATCGCAGAGTTTTACAGCAGCCTGTACGCTCTGTACGTGACCAACGGAGACCCCGTCATCCGAGTGACTCTCACGTTCATCCAAGAGATG CTTCACTGCTGTGGAGTGACGGGGGTCCCGCTGGTCGAGACTCTGAAGTGCCCCAAACCAGCCTCCACCACCGAGCACCTCATCATGCCT AACTGTCCTCAGGTCATCAGCTCACAGTTCGACAGTCAAGCTCCGCTGATGCTCGGGATCTTTGTGGGAACTGGATCCCTGCTG GTCATCGCTCTGGTGTGCTCCATCGTCCTCCTGAAGCAGCTCCGCACGGTGCAGGAGGAGGTCAAAGCGTCCTACGGGGCCGTGTACtga
- the LOC132954617 gene encoding protein kintoun-like isoform X1, with the protein MTRSCVQLLSAWMEGPAFCEGKIQPERPQQDPKDPNTTLKTPTRPQHDPKDLNTTLKTSPRPSRPQHDRKDPNTTLKTPTRPQQDPQDPNTTLKTPTRPQHDPKVPLRPQHHYKIPYTTLKTPTHTGVSQIVRVLVPPCGDLKGLDLSKNTFFSL; encoded by the exons ATGACGCGTTCATGTGTTCAGCTTCTCTCTGCATGGATGGAGGGTCCTGCTTTCTGTGAAGGAAAGATCCAACCTGAAAGACCCCAACAAGACCCTAAAGAC CCCAACACGACCCTAAAGACCCCAACAAGAC CCCAACACGACCCTAAAGACCTCAACACGACCCTAAAGACCTCACCAAGACCCTCAAGACCCCAACACGACCGTAAAGACCCCAACACGACCCTTAAGACCCCAACAAGACCCCAACAAGACCCTCAAGACCCCAACACGACCCTAAAGACCCCAAC AAGACCCCAACACGACCCTAAAGTGCCCTTAAGACCCCAACACCACTATAAAATCCCTTACACGACCCTAAAGACCCCAACACACACGGGGGTCTCTCAGATTGTGAGGGTCTTGGTGCCCCCCTGTGGGGATCTTAAAGGGTTGGATCtttctaaaaacacatttttctctctgtag
- the LOC132954617 gene encoding cell division protein ZipA-like isoform X2 → MTRKTPTRPSRPQRPHQDPKDPNTTLKTPTRPQHDPKDLNTTLKTSPRPSRPQHDRKDPNTTLKTPTRPQQDPQDPNTTLKTPTRPQHDPKVPLRPQHHYKIPYTTLKTPTHTGVSQIVRVLVPPCGDLKGLDLSKNTFFSL, encoded by the exons ATGACCCGAAAGACCCCAACAAGACCCTCAAGACCCCAAAGACCTCACCAAGACCCTAAAGACCCCAACACGACCCTAAAGACCCCAACAAGAC CCCAACACGACCCTAAAGACCTCAACACGACCCTAAAGACCTCACCAAGACCCTCAAGACCCCAACACGACCGTAAAGACCCCAACACGACCCTTAAGACCCCAACAAGACCCCAACAAGACCCTCAAGACCCCAACACGACCCTAAAGACCCCAAC AAGACCCCAACACGACCCTAAAGTGCCCTTAAGACCCCAACACCACTATAAAATCCCTTACACGACCCTAAAGACCCCAACACACACGGGGGTCTCTCAGATTGTGAGGGTCTTGGTGCCCCCCTGTGGGGATCTTAAAGGGTTGGATCtttctaaaaacacatttttctctctgtag
- the LOC132954475 gene encoding uncharacterized protein LOC132954475: protein MHLKQTGYCVGFLLVYTFITMISLTGGRCAAHFSQPQSHLAFHDDESNDLTARGLRKLLSFNSRQKEEKNRDVTETESARRRRTFKPTMSNKSSRKRDTVQRTEGRWRFSSSEPPHEGCSEGNIQTTTRGKFTITGQLEANIPNTGYQSDSAVSFQSQVVQQRVKGHQMSWLSLQPEVECGEEAMTLTVRRRRAAQLLLDRDNESPVPLTQLPPQCGYSVQASWKDLRLMAQYNACHVIQEDDHFVLPLLWRGTPVRVSCPSPQMEPEAAAPSSLCCSPYSLTVKLQGVTDTWELRVDVRGEWTPLVTLVEQCGYTVERHDAEVIITAPYVTCGITVKDGKHTISLQIRGKTFTLACPVSPTLTPQQAEPWAPPFYLAPPFYPHPRYHHTYPPHGARNPPTPEPTLSPQAPPPDDHQALYSDTPPLRDYYNRFGVHVSPPAADREEDSDKEDSDKEHPDLQQEQEKQPEMHPAARSASSETPQAEAPPMQQHAFSQYYHYFHHPKIPLTGQPKVPDPGPEVPKQPSDHNLSLSVELSEAPSSPSPPPGSPEFTHKTPEHETAHPPLPPPPYPDHYFYYFPQTDRGEAEKSSLLNPKIDDQNSESGIFPADNLKVDDLDPRTIDLDLQSDDLDPRTIDLDLQSDDLDPRTIDLDLQSDDLDPRTIDLDLQSDDLTDDLDPQTIDLDLQSDDLDPQTDDLDLQTDDFTPQTIDLDLQTDDLTDDLDPQNDDLDPQTDDLDPQTDDLDPQTDDLDLQTDDLTPQTIDLDLQTDDLDLQTDDLDLQTNDLTPQTIDLDDLTDDLDPRTIDLDPQTDDLTDDLDPRTDDLDPQTDDLADKLDPQTDKSHSDEIINFGNKRAERSKTPLLPAEEYDVKEVEVAPDPRSYPATSSSSSHHPPFYPFYLHSDYFNHSYSGAESSLSDHDRESPASSEQDLAPLLQATSSPPHRLPCQTPTPPTEPMHDVQKVHPHPYYSNHHLYDQLGVSADDQEHHPAGSLPPSHSDYSGMDRLFPRAQAGSPSMHQQLRTLYSHYINQQHPDEEDEGQDGEIKDPFEVDSYAPSTSPCGHMSYIDCLYSELLKTYCSWRPYVIFMVPDFAMEHTAASPGDPSEVVDQTGEHLFEAHDA from the exons atgcatttaaaacaaacaggataCTGTGTCGGTTTCCTTCTCGTTTATACCTTCATTACAATGATTTCACTTACAGGAGGCAGGTGTGCTGCTCATTTCTCACAACCTCAATCTCATTTAGCTTTTCATGATGACGAGAGCAACGATTTAACAGCAAGAGGCCTCAGAAAGCTGCTGAGCTTCAACTCCaggcagaaagaagaaaaaaacagagacgtGACAGAGACTGAAAgcgcaagaagaagaaggacatTTAAACCCACCATGAGCAACAAAAGCTCCAGAAAGAGGGACACGGTGCAGCGAACTGAAGGGAGGTGGAGGTTTTCTTCATCTGAACCTCCACATGAAGGCTGCAGCGAGGGCAACATCCAGACCACCACCCGCGGAAAGTTCACCATCACGGGTCAACTGGAAGCAAACATCCCCAACACAGGCTACCAGTCTGATTCTGCTGTTTCAT TCCAGTCTCAggttgtccagcagagggttaAAGGTCATCAGATGAGCTGGCTGAGCCTGCAGCCTGAGGTGGAGTGTGGAGAGGAGGCGATGACGCtgactgtgaggaggagacgagctgcacagctgctgctggaccGAG aTAACGAGTCGCCCGTGCCGCTGACCCAGCTGCCCCCTCAGTGTGGTTACTCCGTCCAGGCCTCGTGGAAAGATCTCCGTCTGATGGCTCAGTACAACGCCTGCCACGTCATACAGGAG GACGACCACTTCGTGTTGCCTCTGCTGTGGAGAGGGACTCCGGTCAGGGTGTCGTGCCCCTCCCCTCAAATGGAGCCAGAGGCCGCAGCTCCGTCCTCGCTCTGCTGCTCCCCCTACAGCCTGACAGTCAAACTGCAGGGAGTGACTGACACTTGGGAGCTGAGAGTAGATG TCAGAGGAGAGTGGACTCCTTTAGTGACGCTAGTCGAGCAGTGCGGCTACACTGTGGAGAGACACGATGCTGAGGTCATCATCACCGCTCCATATGTTACATGTGGAATCACTGTCAAG GATGGAAAACACACCATTTCTCTTCAGATCAGAGGGAAGACGTTCACTCTGGCCTGCCCCGTCTCTCCCACGTTGACCCCGCAGCAGGCAGAGCCATGGGCTCCACCTTTCTACCTGGCCCCGCCTTTCTACCCCCACCCGAGATACCACCACACATATCCTCCTCATGGTGCCAGAAACCCTCCCACTCCTGAGCCCACACTCAGCCCACAGGCTCCGCCTCCCGATGACCATCAGGCTCTCTACTCTGACACGCCTCCTTTAAGGGATTATTATAACCGTTTTGGTGTCCATGTTTCTCCACCAGCTGCAGACCGTGAGGAGGACTCCGATAAGGAGGACTCCGATAAGGAGCATCCAGATCTGCAGCAGGAGCAAGAAAAGCAGCCAGAGATGCACCCTGCTGCACGCTCTGCCTCCTCAGAAACTCCTCAAGCTGAAGCTCCTCCCATGCAGCAGCACGCCTTCAGTCAGTACTACCACTACTTCCACCACCCTAAAATCCCTCTTACAGGCCAACCTAAAGTCCCCGATCCTGGACCTGAGGTGCCAAAACAACCATCTGATCATAATTTATCCCTGAGCGTCGAGCTGTCTGAGgctccctcttctccttcacctcctccaggAAGTCCTGAATTCACTCATAAAACCCCCGAACATGAAACcgctcatcctcctcttcctccaccgcCGTATCCGGACCACTACTTCTATTACTTTCCACAAACTGACCGAGGCGAGGCCGAAAAATCGTCTCTTCTCAATCCAAAAATAGACGATCAAAACTCAGAATCGGGCATTTTTCCTGCTGATAACTTAAAGGTAGACGACTTGGATCCTCGGACCATCGACttagatcttcagtctgacgacTTGGATCCTCGGACCATCGACttagatcttcagtctgacgacTTGGATCCTCGGACCATCGACttagatcttcagtctgacgacTTGGATCCTCGGACCATCGACttagatcttcagtctgacgacTTGACCGATGACTTGGATCCTCAGACCATCGACttagatcttcagtctgacgacTTGGATCCTCAGACCGACGACTTAGATCTTCAGACCGACGACTTCACTCCTCAGACCATCGACTTAGATCTTCAGACCGACGACTTGACCGATGACTTGGATCCTCAGAACGACGACTTGGATCCTCAGACCGACGACTTGGATCCTCAGACCGACGACTTGGATCCTCAGACCGACGACTTGGATCTTCAGACCGACGACTTGACTCCTCAGACCATCGACTTAGATCTTCAGACCGACGACTTAGATCTTCAGACCGACGACTTAGATCTTCAGACCAACGACTTGACTCCTCAGACCATCGACTTAGAT GACTTGACCGACGACTTGGATCCTCGGACCATCGACTTGGATCCTCAGACCGACGACTTGACCGACGACTTGGATCCTCGGACTGACGACTTGGATCCTCAGACCGACGACTTGGCCGACAAATTGGATCCTCAGACCGACAAGTCGCACTCGGATGAAATTATTAACTTTGGAAATAAACGCGCAGAACGGAGTAAAACTCCACTTTTACCTGCAGAAGAATATGATGTAAAAGAAGTAGAGGTAGCCCCCGACCCCCGCAGTTACCCCGCTACATCGTCATCATCCAGCCACCACCCCCCCTTTTATCCATTCTACCTCCACTCTGATTACTTCAACCACTCGTATTCTGGAGCCGAGAGTTCGCTCAGCGATCACGATCGAGAATCGCCAGCTTCATCCGAACAAGATTTAGCCCCCCTGCTTCAAGCTACCTCCTCTCCACCACACCGTCTACCCTGTCAGACCCCTACCCCACCCACAGAACCAATGCATGATGTTCAAAAGGTCCACCCTCATCCTTACTACTCCAACCACCAC CTCTACGATCAGCTAGGAGTCTCTGCAGACGACCAGGAGCATCACCCTGCAGGATCTCTGCCTCCGTCGCACTCCGACTACAGCGGGATGGATCGCTTGTTTCCTCGTGCACAGGCAGgatctcccagcatgcatcagCAGTTGCGTACCCTTTATTCCCATTATATCAATCAGCAGCATcctgatgaagaagatgagggTCAAGATGGTGAAATCAAAG aCCCTTTCGAAGTTGACTCGTACGCTCCCTCCACCTCACCCTGTGGTCACATGTCATACATCGACTGTTTGtactcagagctcctcaaaacat ACTGCTCATGGCGACCCTATGTCATCTTTATGGTGCCTGACTTTGCGATGGAGCACACAGCGGCGTCTCCTGGTGACCCCTCAGAG GTGGTTGATCAGACAGGTGAACATCTGTTTGAAGCTCATGATGCCTGA